A genome region from Drosophila simulans strain w501 chromosome 2R, Prin_Dsim_3.1, whole genome shotgun sequence includes the following:
- the LOC6733897 gene encoding ras-related protein Rab-3, whose translation MASGGDPKWQKDAADQNFDYMFKLLIIGNSSVGKTSFLFRYADDSFTSAFVSTVGIDFKVKTVFRHDKRVKLQIWDTAGQERYRTITTAYYRGAMGFILMYDVTNEDSFNSVQDWVTQIKTYSWDNAQVILVGNKCDMEDQRVISFERGRQLADQLGVEFFETSAKENVNVKAVFERLVDIICDKMSESLDADPTLVGGGQKGQRLTDQPQGTPNANCNC comes from the exons ATGGCGAGTGGCGGAGACCCCAAGTGGCAGAAGGATGCCGCCGACCAGAACTTTGACTACATGTTCAAGCTGCTCATCATTGGCAACTCCAGCGTGGGCAAGACCAGCTTCCTCTTCCGCTACGCCGACGATAGCTTCACATCCGCCTTCGTCTCCACGGTGGGCATCGACTTTAAGGTGAAGACCGTATTTCGGCACGACAAGCGCGTGAAACTCCAGATCTGG GACACTGCTGGACAGGAGCGGTACCGAACTATCACCACAGCCTACTACCGTGGAGCGATGGGTTTCATCCTGATGTACGATGTCACTAACGAGGACAGTTTCAACTCGGTTCAGGATTG GGTGACACAGATCAAAACGTATTCGTGGGACAATGCCCAGGTGATCCTGGTGGGCAACAAGTGCGACATGGAGGACCAGCGGGTAATCAGCTTCGAACGTGGTCGCCAGTTGGCCGATCAATTGGGTGTTGAGTTCTTCGAGACGTCCGCCAAGGAGAACGTCAACGTCAAG GCTGTTTTCGAGCGCCTGGTGGACATCATCTGCGACAAGATGTCCGAGAGTCTGGACGCGGATCCGACGTTAGTGGGCGGTGGCCAGAAGGGCCAGAGGTTGACGGATCAGCCGCAGGGCACGCCTAATGCCAACTGCAATTGTTAG
- the LOC6733898 gene encoding uncharacterized protein LOC6733898 produces MFDTALGTVLSVMVQLIFLVFGQILGQMVQHPLITTGLCLLGAFAYHADQESLKEIYQRVLDLIRTPLQFGNTSSSRNLIPAYGYDMQHGPHTWLPKSRSSASSVEESTFFQSPVNIDETQIQRMAIRELLSWNHYDDLPASITLENTGQTLILRAQFHGNAPTISGADLLASYTFLELRFHWGWCNSEGSEHTINHRKFPLEMQVMHKTGSGIPRACTSSYDLLMIGYVFELSAHNPFLDPLVQNLRLVQKPGKRVQISPFPISYLMYQFRSGFYSYGGSLTHPPCYQGTEWFIFPESLAISDFQLRHFRLLLGPDGISPIARNSRPVQHMGNRVVSLNCFCPYDAAQLSRMHVELCQAQAQEEHDEDRIEQEQQLELERELERQRESDLKAQQEQASEAAIAASEDEGQLVETIDTTTIITSSSNTSICMTTLMRKDSPRQLEQPPQMPMMAPNHGNFCNPGIVIFSGVNESKSKCGIQQDTPEELMIHNRGVGMNMGGQNGCKADAFCGVGDGVNIGIRMEMVE; encoded by the coding sequence ATGTTTGATACCGCATTGGGAACAGTATTGAGCGTTATGGTGCAGTTGATCTTCCTAGTATTTGGCCAGATCCTGGGACAAATGGTCCAGCATCCATTGATTACTACTGGACTTTGCCTGCTGGGAGCATTTGCATACCACGCGGATCAGGAATCACTGAAGGAGATATATCAGCGCGTACTCGATTTGATTAGGACTCCACTGCAATTTGGGAACACATCCAGCTCAAGAAATCTTATTCCAGCATACGGTTACGACATGCAACATGGTCCGCATACCTGGTTGCCAAAGTCCAGGTCATCTGCCAGTTCTGTGGAGGAATCAACTTTTTTCCAGAGCCCAGTCAACATCGATGAAACTCAAATTCAACGCATGGCCATAAGGGAGCTCCTGAGCTGGAACCACTATGATGATCTGCCCGCCAGCATCACGCTGGAGAATACGGGTCAGACACTTATCCTCCGTGCCCAGTTCCACGGTAATGCACCTACTATCAGTGGAGCTGATCTCCTGGCCAGCTATACGTTTCTGGAACTGCGCTTCCACTGGGGCTGGTGCAACAGCGAGGGATCCGAGCATACGATCAACCACCGAAAGTTCCCACTTGAGATGCAGGTGATGCACAAAACGGGATCGGGTATTCCCCGGGCTTGCACCAGCAGCTATGACCTTCTGATGATCGGATACGTCTTTGAGCTGTCCGCCCACAATCCGTTCCTGGATCCCCTGGTGCAGAATTTGCGATTGGTTCAGAAGCCTGGAAAGCGTGTCCAGATTTCCCCGTTTCCCATATCCTACTTGATGTATCAATTTCGATCTGGATTCTATTCCTACGGCGGTTCGCTGACCCATCCGCCCTGTTACCAAGGCACCGAATGGTTCATCTTTCCCGAATCCCTAGCCATCAGCGACTTTCAGCTGCGTCATTTTCGTTTGCTCCTCGGTCCGGATGGGATCTCGCCCATAGCCCGTAACAGCCGCCCAGTTCAGCACATGGGCAATCGGGTCGTAAGTCTAAACTGCTTCTGCCCATATGATGCCGCCCAGTTGTCCAGAATGCATGTGGAGCTTTGCCAGGCGCAAGCTCAGGAGGAGCACGACGAGGACCGTATCGAACAGGAGCAGCAATTGGAACTGGAGCGCGAACTGGAGAGGCAACGGGAGAGCGACTTGAAAGCTCAGCAGGAGCAAGCTAGCGAGGCGGCCATCGCTGCTTCCGAGGACGAAGGTCAGCTAGTTGAGACTATAGATACCACTACCATAATAACTAGTAGCAGCAACACTAGCATATGCATGACTACGCTGATGCGGAAGGATTCGCCCAGGCAACTGGAACAGCCACCTCAGATGCCTATGATGGCTCCCAATCATGGTAACTTTTGCAATCCTGGCATTGTGATTTTCAGCGGTGTCAATGAATCCAAGTCCAAGTGCGGCATCCAACAGGATACACCGGAGGAGCTAATGATCCATAACAGAGGAGTGGGAATGAATATGGGTGGACAGAATGGCTGCAAGGCCGATGCCTTTTGCGGAGTGGGCGATGGCGTCAACATCGGGATTCGGATGGAGATGGTTGAGTAG